In Gossypium raimondii isolate GPD5lz chromosome 12, ASM2569854v1, whole genome shotgun sequence, a single window of DNA contains:
- the LOC105764860 gene encoding pectinesterase PPME1: MDGKRIEGNEVYALAMCASILLFAPIVVSQPIPADKSQVEAWFNGIIKPVKERGTTLDPELVQAETEPRIIKVMQGGGGEFDTITKAIESVPSGNAKRVIISIGPGSYKEKIRIERNKPFITLLGDPKNMPNLTFDGTAKQYGTVDSATLITESNYFVGANLNIVNSAPRPDGKMVGAQAVALRVSGDRSAFYNCKIIGFQDTLCDDRGNHFFKDCHIRGTVDFIFGSGTSLYLNTEIFVVGDPEGDPEMAIITAQARESSSEDTGYSFVHGRITGTAKDVFLGRAWKSSPRVVYSYTEMDEIVHPGGWSSNRQPERADTVYYGEYKCTGKGATPATREKFVKQLSDAEAKPFLVLDYVEGTKWLLPPPTVPK, from the exons ATGGATGGAAAAAGAATCGAGGGCAATGAAGTTTATGCTTTAGCAATGTGTGCAAGTATTCTCCTCTTTGCTCCGATTGTTGTGTCACAACCAATACCGGCAGATAAATCCCAAGTAGAAGCTTGGTTTAATGGCATTATCAAGCCGGTGAAGGAAAGGGGTACAACCTTAGACCCTGAATTGGTTCAAGCCGAGACAGAACCTAGAATCATAAAGGTGATGCAAGGTGGGGGTGGAGAATTCGATACCATAACCAAAGCCATCGAGAGCGTTCCATCAGGGAACGCCAAACGCGTGATTATATCCATCGGACCTGGATCTTACAAAGagaaaattagaattgaaagaAATAAGCCTTTCATTACATTGTTAGGAGATCCtaaaaacatgccaaatttGACATTTGACGGCACCGCCAAGCAATATGGAACCGTAGATAGTGCCACTCTTATTACTGAGAGTAATTACTTTGTGGGTGCTAATCTCAATATAGTG AACTCTGCTCCAAGGCCAGACGGGAAAATGGTAGGAGCACAAGCGGTTGCTCTGAGAGTCTCCGGCGACAGGTCGGCTTTCTATAACTGCAAGATCATTGGCTTCCAGGACACTTTGTGCGATGACAGGGGCAACCATTTCTTTAAGGATTGCCATATTCGTGGCACTGTTGATTTCATTTTCGGAAGCGGGACATCTTTATATCTG AACACGGAAATATTCGTGGTAGGAGATCCAGAAGGAGATCCGGAAATGGCAATAATTACAGCACAAGCGCGAGAAAGTTCATCGGAGGACACGGGTTATTCGTTCGTGCATGGCAGAATTACAGGAACAGCGAAGGACGTATTTTTGGGCAGGGCCTGGAAGAGCAGTCCGAGGGTTGTTTATTCTTATACTGAAATGGACGAAATCGTCCATCCTGGTGGATGGTCTAGTAATCGCCAACCTGAACGAGCCGA CACTGTGTACTACGGGGAATACAAATGCACGGGGAAAGGCGCGACTCCTGCTACACGAGAGAAATTCGTCAAACAACTATCGGATGCGGAAGCTAAACCATTCTTGGTTCTTGACTACGTTGAAGGTACCAAATGGTTGCTTCCTCCTCCGACAGTACCTAAATAA